One window from the genome of Lynx canadensis isolate LIC74 chromosome E3, mLynCan4.pri.v2, whole genome shotgun sequence encodes:
- the DNAJA3 gene encoding dnaJ homolog subfamily A member 3, mitochondrial isoform X2, which yields MAARCPTRWLLVAVGSPRLPATAGRGARPPRRDVVGASLGHKLNVTAFSPSLRARGSGALLTLRTGVSFKGVKSYPFVRTASFHTSSPLAKEDYYQILGVPRNASQKEIKKAYYQLAKKYHPDTNKDDPKAKEKFSQLAEAYEVLSDEVKRRQYDTYGSAGSDAGASGQSYWKGGPTVDPEELFRKIFGEFSSSSFGDFQSVFSQPQEYIMELTFNQAAKGVNKEFTVNITDTCERCDGKGNEPGTKMQNCHYCGGSGMETINTGPFVMRSTCRRCGGRGSIITTPCVICRGAGQAKQKKKVVIPVPAGVEDGQTVRMPVGKREIFITFRVQKSPVFRRDGADIHSDLFISIAQALLGGTARAQGLYETINVTIPPGIQTDQKIRMSGKGIPRINSYGYGDHYIHIKIRVPKRLTSRQQSLILSYAEDETDVEGTVNGVTNTSTGKRSTGN from the exons ATGGCGGCGCGGTGCCCCACACGCTGGTTGCTGGTGGCTGTGGGGTCCCCGCGGCTGCCGGCTACAGCGGGGAGAGGAGCCCGGCCGCCCAGGCGGGACGTGGTGGGGGCTTCACTGGGCCACAAGCTGAACGTCACTGCATTCTCGCCTTCTCTGAGAGCTCGAGGCTCCGGGGCGCTGCTGACATTGAGAACTGGTGTCAGCTTCAAAG gagtAAAAAGTTACCCTTTTGTTCGTACTGCATCCTTCCACACGAGCTCCCCTTTGGCCAAAGAGGATTATTACCAGATACTAGGAGTGCCCCGAAATGCCAGCCAGAAGGAGATCAAGAAAGCGTATTACCAG CTGGCCAAGAAATACCACCCAGACACAAACAAGGATGATCCCAAAGCCAAGGAGAAGTTCTCCCAGCTGGCAGAAGCCTATGAG GTGCTGAGTGACGAAGTGAAGAGGAGACAGTATGACACCTACGGCTCTGCGGGCTCGGATGCCGGTGCCTCCGGACAGAGCTACTGGAAAGGGGGCCCCACTGTCGACCCCGAAGAGCTCTTCAGGAAGATCTTCGGGGAATTCTCATCCTCTTCTTTTGGGGATTTCCAGAGTGTATTCAGTCAGCCTCAGGAG TACATCATGGAGCTGACGTTTAATCAGGCTGCCAAGGGGGTCAACAAGGAGTTCACCGTGAACATCACTGACACCTGCGAGCGGTGTGACGGCAAGGGGAACGAGCCTGGCACCAAGATGCAGAACTGCCATTACTGCGGCGGCTCCGGCATG GAAACCATAAATACAGGCCCCTTTGTGATGCGCTCCACGTGTCGGAGGTGTGGTGGCCGAGGCTCCATCATCACGACTCCCTGCGTCATATGCAGAGGAGCCGGACAGGCCAAGCAGAAGAAGAAAGTGGTGATCCCTGTGCCTGCCG GAGTCGAAGATGGCCAGACGGTGCGGATGCCTGTcggaaaaagagaaattttcatCACATTCAGG GTGCAGAAAAGCCCCGTGTTCCGGAGGGACGGTGCAGACATCCACTCCGACCTCTTTATTTCCATAGCTCAGGCTCTTCTTGGGGGGACAGCCAGAGCGCAAGGCCTGTACGAGACAATTAACGTGACG ATTCCCCCTGGGATTCAGACAGACCAGAAGATTCGGATGAGTGGGAAAGGTATCCCCCGGATTAACAGCTACGGCTATGGAGATCACTACATTCACATCAAGATAAGAGTTCCAAA GAGACTCACAAGCCGGCAGCAGAGCCTGATCCTGAGCTACGCCGAGGACGAGACCGACGTGGAGGGGACGGTGAACGGTGTCACCAATACAAGCACGG
- the DNAJA3 gene encoding dnaJ homolog subfamily A member 3, mitochondrial isoform X1: MAARCPTRWLLVAVGSPRLPATAGRGARPPRRDVVGASLGHKLNVTAFSPSLRARGSGALLTLRTGVSFKGVKSYPFVRTASFHTSSPLAKEDYYQILGVPRNASQKEIKKAYYQLAKKYHPDTNKDDPKAKEKFSQLAEAYEVLSDEVKRRQYDTYGSAGSDAGASGQSYWKGGPTVDPEELFRKIFGEFSSSSFGDFQSVFSQPQEYIMELTFNQAAKGVNKEFTVNITDTCERCDGKGNEPGTKMQNCHYCGGSGMETINTGPFVMRSTCRRCGGRGSIITTPCVICRGAGQAKQKKKVVIPVPAGVEDGQTVRMPVGKREIFITFRVQKSPVFRRDGADIHSDLFISIAQALLGGTARAQGLYETINVTIPPGIQTDQKIRMSGKGIPRINSYGYGDHYIHIKIRVPKRLTSRQQSLILSYAEDETDVEGTVNGVTNTSTGGRTMDSSAGGKARPEAGEDKEGFLSKLKKMFTS; the protein is encoded by the exons ATGGCGGCGCGGTGCCCCACACGCTGGTTGCTGGTGGCTGTGGGGTCCCCGCGGCTGCCGGCTACAGCGGGGAGAGGAGCCCGGCCGCCCAGGCGGGACGTGGTGGGGGCTTCACTGGGCCACAAGCTGAACGTCACTGCATTCTCGCCTTCTCTGAGAGCTCGAGGCTCCGGGGCGCTGCTGACATTGAGAACTGGTGTCAGCTTCAAAG gagtAAAAAGTTACCCTTTTGTTCGTACTGCATCCTTCCACACGAGCTCCCCTTTGGCCAAAGAGGATTATTACCAGATACTAGGAGTGCCCCGAAATGCCAGCCAGAAGGAGATCAAGAAAGCGTATTACCAG CTGGCCAAGAAATACCACCCAGACACAAACAAGGATGATCCCAAAGCCAAGGAGAAGTTCTCCCAGCTGGCAGAAGCCTATGAG GTGCTGAGTGACGAAGTGAAGAGGAGACAGTATGACACCTACGGCTCTGCGGGCTCGGATGCCGGTGCCTCCGGACAGAGCTACTGGAAAGGGGGCCCCACTGTCGACCCCGAAGAGCTCTTCAGGAAGATCTTCGGGGAATTCTCATCCTCTTCTTTTGGGGATTTCCAGAGTGTATTCAGTCAGCCTCAGGAG TACATCATGGAGCTGACGTTTAATCAGGCTGCCAAGGGGGTCAACAAGGAGTTCACCGTGAACATCACTGACACCTGCGAGCGGTGTGACGGCAAGGGGAACGAGCCTGGCACCAAGATGCAGAACTGCCATTACTGCGGCGGCTCCGGCATG GAAACCATAAATACAGGCCCCTTTGTGATGCGCTCCACGTGTCGGAGGTGTGGTGGCCGAGGCTCCATCATCACGACTCCCTGCGTCATATGCAGAGGAGCCGGACAGGCCAAGCAGAAGAAGAAAGTGGTGATCCCTGTGCCTGCCG GAGTCGAAGATGGCCAGACGGTGCGGATGCCTGTcggaaaaagagaaattttcatCACATTCAGG GTGCAGAAAAGCCCCGTGTTCCGGAGGGACGGTGCAGACATCCACTCCGACCTCTTTATTTCCATAGCTCAGGCTCTTCTTGGGGGGACAGCCAGAGCGCAAGGCCTGTACGAGACAATTAACGTGACG ATTCCCCCTGGGATTCAGACAGACCAGAAGATTCGGATGAGTGGGAAAGGTATCCCCCGGATTAACAGCTACGGCTATGGAGATCACTACATTCACATCAAGATAAGAGTTCCAAA GAGACTCACAAGCCGGCAGCAGAGCCTGATCCTGAGCTACGCCGAGGACGAGACCGACGTGGAGGGGACGGTGAACGGTGTCACCAATACAAGCACGG